A section of the Desulfuromonas acetoxidans DSM 684 genome encodes:
- a CDS encoding methyl-accepting chemotaxis protein, whose protein sequence is MKNLNVSMKIFVLSMALVVGFTLTVGWVYGRLKDSLYHGKNVEIEHTVESAWGVVDHYAQEYKSGTMSLEEAQTAAKQAVSHLRFDEGNNYFWIQDATPNMVMHPIKPDLDGKSLSGSTDPSGKALFVEMAKVASKNGQGFVDYQWSKPGTTKPVGKISFVKLQRDWGWIVGAGLYLDDIQAELNAIFYAVLVVVSVVILLALALVYFVSRGISRPLKHAVEMLSSLEAGQLSSRMNLNQKDEVGQMAATMDKFADSLQNDIVASLRKLADGNLDFDVVPHSDKDEIRGALKALGNDMNEIMSQVQVAGEQIAAGSTEVSDSSQALSQGATESASSLEEISASMQELSSQIQLSADNAGQASQLADQARTAADSGKDSMQDMIGAMDDISASGQDIAKIIKVIDEIAFQTNLLALNAAVEAARAGQHGKGFAVVAEEVRNLAARSAKAASETAELIEGSVKKAENGVTIADRTASGFNDIVQSIVKVTDLVAEIASASNEQAQGVQQVSIGLGQIDQVTQQNTASAEEGAAAAEELSSQADQLRQMLGRFVLKQGQNRVVMHQPEPEPVAWQEPKPQVERVAYERKPHTLPVERTPEKDDVQIALDDEEFGRY, encoded by the coding sequence ATGAAAAACTTGAACGTATCCATGAAAATTTTTGTGCTGAGCATGGCCTTGGTTGTCGGATTTACGCTGACAGTCGGCTGGGTGTACGGTCGTCTTAAAGACAGCCTTTACCATGGTAAGAATGTTGAAATTGAGCACACGGTTGAAAGTGCCTGGGGTGTTGTCGATCATTACGCCCAAGAGTACAAAAGCGGGACTATGAGTCTGGAAGAGGCTCAAACTGCTGCGAAACAAGCTGTAAGCCATTTGCGCTTTGATGAAGGTAACAACTATTTCTGGATTCAGGATGCCACACCAAACATGGTCATGCACCCGATCAAGCCGGACTTAGATGGTAAAAGCCTCAGTGGTTCAACTGACCCGAGCGGTAAGGCGCTTTTCGTCGAAATGGCCAAAGTGGCCAGTAAAAACGGTCAAGGCTTTGTTGATTACCAATGGAGTAAACCCGGTACCACCAAGCCTGTTGGAAAAATCTCGTTTGTCAAATTGCAGCGTGACTGGGGCTGGATTGTCGGTGCCGGATTGTATCTGGATGACATTCAGGCCGAACTCAACGCCATCTTCTACGCCGTTCTCGTCGTGGTTAGCGTGGTCATTCTTCTGGCCTTGGCTCTGGTGTATTTTGTCTCTCGCGGCATCTCCCGTCCACTGAAACACGCCGTAGAGATGTTGTCCAGTCTCGAAGCTGGTCAATTGTCGTCCCGAATGAATCTGAATCAAAAAGACGAAGTGGGGCAGATGGCCGCCACCATGGACAAATTTGCCGACAGTCTGCAAAACGATATCGTCGCCTCGCTGCGCAAGCTGGCCGACGGCAACCTCGACTTTGACGTGGTTCCCCACAGCGACAAAGACGAGATTCGTGGCGCCCTCAAAGCGCTTGGCAACGACATGAATGAAATTATGTCCCAAGTCCAGGTGGCAGGAGAGCAGATTGCAGCCGGATCCACTGAAGTATCCGATTCCAGTCAGGCCTTATCGCAAGGTGCCACGGAATCCGCCAGCTCTCTCGAAGAGATCTCCGCCTCCATGCAGGAGCTCAGCAGCCAGATTCAACTCAGTGCCGACAACGCCGGCCAGGCCAGTCAGCTTGCCGATCAGGCTCGCACTGCAGCCGACAGCGGTAAAGACAGCATGCAGGATATGATTGGTGCCATGGACGACATCAGCGCCTCCGGTCAGGATATCGCCAAGATCATCAAAGTGATCGACGAGATCGCGTTCCAGACCAACTTGCTGGCTCTCAACGCCGCCGTAGAAGCTGCCCGCGCCGGACAGCACGGCAAAGGCTTCGCTGTTGTCGCCGAAGAGGTGCGCAACCTGGCCGCTCGCAGCGCCAAAGCCGCCAGTGAAACCGCTGAACTGATCGAAGGTTCCGTCAAAAAAGCCGAAAACGGTGTGACCATTGCCGACCGTACGGCCAGCGGCTTTAACGACATCGTACAAAGCATCGTTAAAGTGACCGATCTGGTCGCTGAAATCGCCTCGGCCAGCAACGAGCAGGCCCAAGGTGTGCAACAGGTCAGCATCGGCTTAGGTCAAATCGATCAAGTAACCCAGCAGAACACCGCCAGTGCCGAAGAGGGTGCGGCCGCCGCCGAAGAGCTGTCCAGTCAGGCCGATCAGCTGCGTCAGATGTTGGGACGATTCGTACTCAAGCAAGGTCAGAACCGTGTGGTTATGCATCAGCCTGAGCCGGAACCTGTTGCATGGCAGGAACCGAAGCCCCAGGTTGAGCGGGTGGCTTATGAGCGCAAACCCCATACGCTTCCGGTTGAACGCACGCCTGAAAAAGATGATGTTCAGATTGCCCTTGATGATGAGGAGTTTGGACGCTACTAA